The genomic DNA TTATTATATCCCATCCTACTACTCTCTTCTGATTGacacttcatatatataaactatcTTCTGATTTATCTTTGAATAAAGAAATGCTTGAAACTAAGGTTGACAAAGCGAGGTGGCGGGTCAGTAACCACTTGACATGTTAATTAACTTGAACACAATCCGTTAGTAACCCGTCACGACTCAAATGCGACATGTTTAATAAATCGGTCGATCTGTTTGACCCATTTAGACCCAACTGCGACATATTTAATCCATTTGACCTAACCCAACACGATTAGTTTGACTTGTTTCAAcatgtatttattatataaaaaatatatataatttcataaacgGATTAAGTAGGCCAACTTGTTTTTTACCCGAACCCATTTATGCCAAATTTTAACcttttaatttcgtgttgggtgCACTAGTCGTATAAAAAAATGTCAACCCTACTGGAAACCACACCCACATCACACCCATTAACCTTTGAATTGGcctttgttaagaaaaaaaaaaaaaaatcaagagttgaATGACACTGTCACGTTAGCTCAATAAGATGGAGGTGtgattttagcatttctcaaatagTGACGACAGAAATCAGACCCACATCCTACTTCTATTTCGATGAATTGAGGTGACAATGctcataatttaattaatattattttgatacAAAATGATATCATTTAATATAGAAATGTCAACTATAACGAAAGATAATAATCGCAGCAGTAATAATACGAATAAAACCCTTTAATTAAACGAAATCGGCGGGTCTCACTCACAAAACTCTCTCCTCCCCCAAATCTTGAACTTTGTAAGTCCTCCCTCGCAACCTTGAACTTGTAAGTCCTCGTCTTCAACTAATTTGTTTGCTGCTTAACAAAACAAAGTACCAACAATATTTTCTAAGCGGAATGTTAgggttcctttttctttctttgtttccttctttttcttctttcttttttatttttttattttttattttttttcaaaaataattaatgatgtgtTAACATCTCATCCCCGTAGACCTTTATttactaaaattagaaattaCATGGGATGGTAACACATCACTTAGAaactaaattttgaaaaaaaaaaaagaaaaaaagaaaaaacaaaaaagagaaacctATTCCATTCAAAGTGCCCAAAtaaggtcccactacaaaaaacaagatggttactgacgtggcaaacaataACCAAATTTtcccacgtcagtaattattttggtacgtcaacaaatttttttttgacgtgttgaatatgacatgtcaatatttattgacgtgttacattcgACACGTTaggatttcctgacgtgtcaatatttgacacgtcaggaaatttaaattcaatttaatttttaaaaattttatttaaatatttattgacgtgctaaaattagacatgtcaatatttcttaatttttttttaaatatcaggtatatatatatatatattcagtaaTGAAGATTGGGGGCCTAGCATACTGCCTACCAAGAAGAATTCCATTTTCTAACTTTCACAACGGAAGAAAATCATGCATCCAGGTTTCATCTTTCTTTACACAATCGACAGTTTTACATTAGCACTTCCTGCAAGATTAGCTGAATGAGAAACATTATCTGACAATgtcttttgtatatatatatatatatatatatatatatatatatatataaaaggggaGAATGAGTGGTTCCCATGCGTCAGACAATATGGGTGGTAAGGTTGTGTGTGATTACCAAAACACCCTTCTAGCTTCTTAAGTGAAGATGAGAGGAAATGGTCCTTAAACTTGTATCTCACACTTGGGCCttacattatcaatttttattcttttttcttgagCTACCATTTCTAAACTCAAACTATAAGAATAAAACTACTTTGTTTTATCTTACCACGCTAACccataatataaataataaaccatcttatattattttatcataCTACTCCAacctatttttatttaatcataacAAAcacattaaataatttattgggCATTACGTACACAAAATGAAGGATGACATAAAGGATAAGATAGAACAATACAAATTCTCAAACTACTACTGTTACTTTGAAAACACCATTGTCTTGATAGAGTTCTTAGGAAAATAAATCCTTTTGCAGAAGGAATTGAAGTAAGAAACAACCCCCTTGTAAATAGACTTTTTCTACCACTCGACCTCCTCTTGTAGATAGAGTCTTCGTGTAACTCATTTTCCATTCTTATATATGACTGCTACTactctcaaaataaaaaactaagcagaaaaataaaaacaatgacaataagCATAATATGGTTGTAGATAATGAACTTTGTACTCCTTCATATTCTGCATATATAACTCAATTAACTAATAAAACTAATCAAGTCTTGTTTGGTTCTCCATATCTTCTTCATCCAACCCATAGTTCTTTTGTATCCAAGATTTTACGGGAACTTTACAAGAAGGCATGTAATCAGGGGGCTCGCGGATGCTTGTCTCACTAGTGGGCCCATTCTTTACTATAAATGCAGTGTTCATACCCCAACTCATATGTCGATCAAAATGACAATGCCAAAACCACACACCTGCAAAAAATCATTCGatttattaaattaaaggaatttgaaaaaaaaaagaataagaaacatGCAAGCAACAAGAGTAGAAATACCTGGATTATTTGCAACAAATCTGATGGCAAGCCATCCCTTCTTAGGAACTCCAAAGGTATTCAATTCTGGAGGATCAACCACATTAAACCCTTTTGGATCTGTCTCAttatcaaaattaccaaaacctGTTCCAATTATATAGAAGCTATATCCATGCAAATGCATTGGATGATTTACCGAGCCTTTTAGCACGCCAGTCCCTTGAAAAACTATCTCCACTGTCTCGCCATAGTTCAACACCTTCACCTTGGTCCCTTGCCTTGTTAATACAATGCTTTCGTCCGTCAATTCATCATTTGTAAAGTTATAGAATGAAGGGGGGTAGTTGGGGAAGTCTGTGGTGTAAACTCCACTGATATTCCTGCACAATATATAGGTTTAGGCATGatcatatttttaaacaaattaactggcatatatatatatatatatatttgttagcAATGATACAATTAATATTTGGGAAATGAGGAACAACCTGTAGTAGGCATGTAGCACGTCAGTACTTGGGTTGACCCAACTTATGTTATTTAAGGTTGAAACCAATGTTTCATTATCATTCGCTTTTGTACAGGTTGGACAGTAGAGCGAATTCATGGAAACTGTAATATACATTCTCTCAGTTATGTTGAGGGGGACATTTACTGGGTGTTCTTTGTTTGCTAAGCTCCTGATACGACTAGTGAAGGTCAAGGCAGCCATGAAGTCCAAGTAAAGAGGAAGTGCACTTGGAAAGGAAGGAGATGATGGGATAGTATAATTGCCTTTGTACTGTAGAATTGCAGTTGTATTGACATGGTCAAATCCGGTAACAGAGGCGTCTTCGCTTGAGTATTGTCTAGTAGCCAGATAATAGTGGCCGAGAGGCTGGTTTGCTGTGAGCAAGACATCCATTGTTTGTCCCGGGCTTATCATGATGTATTCTGTGGAAATGGGTTTGATATAATGTCCATCCATCCCAACAACTGTGAGATTGTGTTCAGCAACTGCAAAGAAGAGTTCCGCATTCATCACGGCATTGACTACACGGAAAAGATAGGTTTTGCCATAATCAACCATCCAACGGTACGTCGTTCctacaaatattaattaagatgGTCGTTGAATCTTAGTCCAACAAATAATTTGAAAGATGAAATTATTAGGCGACTCCATTTTTATCCTTCCAATATTAGTCTGCCTATAttggaatataaattaaattattaaattcatttatttttaatttttaacattgtATCAAAGCAAAAGTACTTAGTTTAAACTTTGTTTCGATTATTCATCTCATATTTCAATTACATTTTTCAGGGATAAGTATTGGCTTAATACCATCAGCCTCTCAAACCT from Corylus avellana chromosome ca6, CavTom2PMs-1.0 includes the following:
- the LOC132184911 gene encoding laccase-14-like, which translates into the protein MARGAVHYYEFVLKEKNFTKLCNTESILVVNDSFPGPVIRVHKGDTVYVNVHNQGYYGVTIHWHGVKQPRNPWSDGPEYITQCPIEPGSNFTYEVIFSDEEGTLWWHAHSDWTRATVHGAIVILPPVGSTYPFAKADEEEIVVIAAWYDGNLKELVDEDIATGEDLPHSVANTINGEPGDFCPCSKGTTYRWMVDYGKTYLFRVVNAVMNAELFFAVAEHNLTVVGMDGHYIKPISTEYIMISPGQTMDVLLTANQPLGHYYLATRQYSSEDASVTGFDHVNTTAILQYKGNYTIPSSPSFPSALPLYLDFMAALTFTSRIRSLANKEHPVNVPLNITERMYITVSMNSLYCPTCTKANDNETLVSTLNNISWVNPSTDVLHAYYRNISGVYTTDFPNYPPSFYNFTNDELTDESIVLTRQGTKVKVLNYGETVEIVFQGTGVLKGSVNHPMHLHGYSFYIIGTGFGNFDNETDPKGFNVVDPPELNTFGVPKKGWLAIRFVANNPGVWFWHCHFDRHMSWGMNTAFIVKNGPTSETSIREPPDYMPSCKVPVKSWIQKNYGLDEEDMENQTRLD